The region GGAGAGGGAcggaagaaaagcagcaaagaaccTTGTGTGTTTTGACAGAACCATGAGGAAGGATTGGCTCAAAGGGAGTGCAGACTCAGTGGGGGAAAAGAGTGACAGACTGAGAAAGTAATTTCAACACTCAGGactttcctctctgcccagaCACTTGCTAGACACGTCACACAAACGGTTTCTTTATCTCGAGGAAGACCAGCAGGCACTGAATGTAAGTGGCACGTGCATGATaggcatttatttctctttttaaatctaTTAGCGGCTTAAAATAGACACCTGGTAGTTGAAACCTTTTCCACATCTGAAATGCAAAAGTATTCCAATAAAAAGAGACTCTTTACATTTAATGTCACGTTCCAGAAAGGCGCAGTGAGTACAGAAGGAAGAGTTGTGATGAACACACCTCGTGCTAACTCCACGCTCCACCCCCACGGGTTTCACAGAGCCCCTGCAGCCACACGGAGGCCCTGGGGCTGACAGCGGGGACTTTGAGAAGGCAAAACACACCCCGACCTGGAGTAAATCCCGCAGGGCCGGCGCTACCGGCAGGTGCACTTGGTGGCGATCATGTCCTCGTACTCCTTGTAGGCGATGGAGCCGTCGGGCTCGATGGTGAGGACGCTGAGCGGGCTGTACTCGGCGGGGACGCAGGAGGGCTTCCCCACGGAGGGGTCCAGCTTCTCATAGATGATGTTCTGGACCATGGTGTGCACCGGGGAGCCGTAGCGCTGCCCCAGCGCCCGCGGGCAGTCGCCCTGGCAGTACTGGGGGCTGTAGCGGTGCGGCGCGATGATCCACCGGTCCCACCGCAGCTGGCTGAAGCTGAGGCGGAAGTTGTGGAGCTCGCACTCGTTTTGGGGGAACAGAAACCGTTTGAAGTACTCGCTCAGGTTAGAAGGGGGAGTTGCCGGTGCTTCTTTCAGGTTCTCATCTCTTCGACGCCGAGAGGCCCTTTTACCCTGTGagttctcttttcctttgtcaCCCATAGGATCAGTGCGCGGGCTGCTCCCCTGCCAGGGCCGCACTGGGATTTTCCTTCTGTGTCCGAGTGAGTTCCACCTGTGATACGCCTGCTCGCTGGTGTCGTTCAGataaagaagaagagaaggggGAACCAGAGCTGCACCGATGGGGGTTTCCAGTTGAGTGTTGTGTCGTGGGTCACCCGTCAGACAAGTGAAGTTCACAGCCATGTGAATGTTCCTCCTGTTGGTGGCGATGAGTGGCTGGAGGAAAGACGTCACATCGATCTCAACCCACTTGCGTTTCCTAACTTCGGCATGCAGGCTGAGGGCCAGAGAGTGAGAGACCCTGGGGCAGACTTGGCTGGGAAAATCCTGCTCCTTCACAGACAAACGGCACGTGCACGTCgtggaagaggaaatgggaaggGGTGTGTCAAAGGAGTAGAGCAAGACAGACTTGAGTAAGTGCTCTAGAGCAGTAACACGGTCCAGGTTGAAGAGTAAATCCACCGAGTGAACGTCTCctgagaagggaaacaaaatccTGTGGAGTTAGagcatctttcttttccacCCAGACATTAATACCCTCATGTAGTGGTTGAGTAGAAATAATTCAGCAGAACAAACTCATTTCAATGCCCTCCCTTACACTTGTTAGATGGAATTTCTCCTTTGGTCAGGGACATAAGATTGGAAAGTTAATTGTGAGTATATTTTGGAATCAGTAGATTATACTCTGCCAGGAAATTCCAGTCATAAACATTggcttctttattttatttctgcctaGTGAATGCTTCTTAGCTGAAGCTCCCAGTGCTATTGCTGTGGATGTTTGTGTTCAaggttttctgtctttctaagTGAAAAAATCCAAGCCAGGAGGACTGGGCTCACTTGGCAGCAGTCACAACAGTAGAACTAAAGGCCAGGGATTTCCAGCTGCTGTTACTGTGTCTGGCCCACATCTAAGAACACCATTTTGAGTCACAAAGTGCCCAGCCATCCTAGTTTTTGGTCCTGAGCCTGATTTGCAAGTAGTTCTGCTCTTCCCTTCAGGATATTCTCACATTTGAGTTGTGATTCTTCCCTAGCAAACATAAAAAACAAGGAGAAGGGTCATCTCCTGGTGGGACTCTGGTGGTTGGCACAAGTCTTACTACAGTGCTGTGGTTTTTGTGGCCCTGAAAACAGCAGGGACAAGATGGGCAGGAGAAGGACACATGGTGCCCATCACGCCTgacctttttttccacttttcttaCTTAGAACTGACTGTGGAGTTTTCTCTGACTCATAATGAGTCAACCTGGAACATCAGTAGGATCTCGAAGGCAGCACCACTTGTGTGGCAGTcctgggggggaggaggaaatcTATGTCTAATGCCAGCCAAGGAGAAGTAGGTTCCCAAAAACCTCCTACACTTAGAAGAAGAACCACCAGGACTAAGATAGCAACAACTCTAAAGAAAGcgggaatttttattttgtgctgcaAGCCCAGAACACACAGAAGCCCCCCTTGAAGAACAGCTGAGGTCCCCCCACACCTACCTTTCCTGAGGTCCCTGTGGCGGTGCTTGCATTCTGAGCACGGAGTGAAAAGTCGAACAGTGTTATAGAGGTGGCTCTTGTTGGCCTTTGGGATGCCCTCCTTGGTAGCAGACATCTTGTAGAGCCTCTTCATGTACCGGAGGGCTCTGGAgtctggctgcagcctgggggcCTCGCTGGCCCCGCTCTGGTGGCCCCGCTCAGACAGCACCTTgaggaggggaggcaggagggcatAGCCACGTCTCACAcccctgggcagctgcagcaaagggcTGAGCTCACTGGCCGTGTCCTTCGGAGCCACCAAAAACCCAGAGGTCTTGCCAGAGACAACACGAGCCCTAGAGTGGGGGGAACCCTGGATGCTAGAGGAAAGCCAGTGAAGACAGCaatagaaacaaacacaaatccTCCAGGTTCTCTCCATGCTCCTTCGGGCTGCAGCtaaaaaagaacagagagaaaaaaaaaagcctccccTGAAATATTCAAGAAAACAAGAGTAGCTGAGCCCAATCCTATATATATATGGCGCAGCTGTGGGATGGGAGGGGGGTTCCTTTCTAATGGGAAACTAAAGAGAAAGacctgcagctggtgctggacCCACATGCTTTGCCTTTGCTCGTTAAAACACGTTACAAACGAAATCCTTATTCCCGGAGTTAACCTTTTTCAGATGGGAAATGCCGAGGCAGGAGGCAGTGGCAGCCTCCAGAGGGAGCCGGGCAGGCGGGACAGCAGCGGCTCCGTGGCTGTGCAGGGACACAGCTCCGTGGTACTGCTCTTAGCAGCAGCAAGgtaattagaaagaaaagaaaagaaaagaaagaaaaactttttcattttctgtcgACGTATTTCTCACATTTCATTTCTCTGTAAACAGTAACACCCCCTGGGGAGAGAGGTGAGTGTGGGACTGTCAGATTTCCTGTCTCTccagcacacagcacagctgtaCCAGGTGAGGCatccaaaaagcaaagcagccgGAATCAGAGCTCGGGGGAGTGCGCTGCAAAGGGCTCCAAAGGCAGCGATATTGATTGTGTCAGGAATATTCAGAAACTCTTGTAGCTGAACATAACTAAAGCAATGGggtttggtttatttaattAGGAAAATACAGGGAGGGAATCTGTTTTCATTacagttgtttttaattagAGCTAGGCTATCAATAATCTACTGAAATGTCACCTGGAATTTAATTTGCACATCTTAAGTCTTCTGAGTGAGGCTTCCTTGAGTGGAGAGTGTTTAATTAACTTACAATAATGTCAATCTGGCATTCATTGATGTGGAGTAGAAGGTTAATCAGGTAACAATTTATAATAGGAATCTTTTCTGCTATATTTCTGATTTGATTCTGATAAAAGGGGGATACTGTCACTTCAAAGGTCAGCTGTGTCTAAACTGTTTTGGATAAGGTCATCTGGACTTtgattcattttaaaaatatatccttCAGTCAGGTGTGCTCATCTGCTCCCTCCCAGGTGGGTCTGAGCTAGTCCCACTTTACATTAGTTTGAAACAAATGTCACAACAGTTTCTGCTATTCCATGACAATTTAAGCTGCCTGCCAGTCCTACCCTCTTCCACAACACAAACCTACATTTCTGCTCTCTCttttgcactgattttttttttttttttaatgttatcaGATCTTGTGGTGAGTCCAGCCAGGGAGCTGAACAGATAGGAAATAATCCAACAAAAAAGGAGTGTTTTCTTTGCCTTGCTGAGCCCAATCCTGTATATATATGATGCTTTACTCTCCTGCCAAAGGCACAGTAGTGAGtcaaccaaaaagaaaaaaaaatatgaaaaacaaacaccaaaaaactcTGCTTCACTAAGGCGTCTGTGTCTAAAGTACTGGATTCCCACTTCACAACAATTAAATCAAACTGGTGCCTAGAGGTAATGGGGGTTCTAGCTGCACTTCCATTGCTCACAGGAGGTTTCTGTTCTTTGTTGCTAAAGGATCTAGCTATAGATGATCCAATACTCTATTTAGTTCTTCTGCAGAGTTTCTAGActtatgaaattaaattctagATTTACAGAAATATCCTTTTACTAAACTTCTGATACCTGGTGCATTCTATATTGGGTTAGGATATTCTGACCAAAAGTGGAACCTCATCTCTGGTTTATTGCACTGTTTCTGTGTCAATAAAAGGAAAGCTCTCTGACAAGTGCTACAAACAGTAGCTGATAGATGAACCAGCTTGGTCTGAGTGGGGAGTTTGCTGCACCCTGATAAAGATAAGCATTGTGGCTTCTCAGAGGATGCTGAGGAGGGTGGTGCCAAGCTGGGATGGTGGTACATTTcagggctcctgctgccattcctGTGGGCATGTTACCTTCCTGTTGCCTGATGTGGCTGTAACCTGAGCATGTAACAGCACTGAGGAGGAGTGACCTTGGGGACACTTTGTACAAGTAGAGTAAATAAATGTTCTTGACAGAGTAATCAGTTAGCTGGTTCACTTAGTACCTGAGTGCGGTGGCTTAGTGAGCAGCCGTGTGAGAAAAGTTTTGCTTCATCCTATTGAGAAAACAAATGATTAGCAAAGAGCCACCTgacagctcagcactgcagacCAGCCCGGGTTGCCCTTGGCTGCTGGACTGACTGCTGGGGGCCACTGGGTGTTGGTGTGGGGTCTTTGTCAGATCTCTCCAGTGTTACTAACATGAAGGTACGTGCTTCTGGAGAGCTTCCTTAGAGCTCTCCTGGACCTAGAGTTTAGTTTACAATTCATTCTGACAGCACTTTTCATCATCTCAGTGATGACTAGGGAGGAATGTAGCTGTTCAATGATAAAATATGGCTCTCAGTTTTACCTGCTCAGCAAATGTCACTTGAAACCCTAGGAGGTTTCTCCTTATTGTAATCagatattctttaaaaaattaatgagagctcattctctgaaaagaaaaagcaggtgcAGAAGAGAGCTACCCTGGGTAGCAGAACAGGACTCCTGGggccctgcagcagagggacacccccctgggcagggtTTCTGTGCAGCCCCTCTTGGGCACAGACGTACAAGCTGAGGTTTTGTTACGCACTGTCTGCACGGAGGGAGCTCTGGGACGCTGACTTGGTTCACACAGGTCTTTGAAAAGCCATTGGAGGGAATGTTTTGTACACACTCCCAAACACAAGTGCCCAGGtggagcctggaggagacagACTTTTCATCTAGTCAagcttttattgaaataaaacttGTGCAGTTAATGAACAGAACTGTCACTTGTTTGCACGTGCAGTTTCTGTTACAGGGAGGAGCTGTACACAACATGTGGATTTAAGGTCAACTTTCAGAGTACAATTAAGCCAGCTCAAGGGCAGCTGGTCTCAGGGGTGGGTTTtaccttttcctcctccctcctgggTTGGTGGAATAGTTTCCACCTGGTCTGTGAGCTGAAGGACCCGTTCCCCAGCTGCACACCCAGTATAAAGGTGTGGGACAGGCCTGGCTGTGCTTTCTGCTGGGGAAGAGGGTTAgagaggctgctctgctgcttttgagaGCAACTTGTTAGCTTAATTCAGGTAGAGTGTGCAGTTGTAGAGTGCTGCAGTCAGGTATGGCTTAGATACTGGAGTAATCTGGAGagattcagtaaaaaaaaaggtaaatgagAGGGTAGAATTTAACTGGAATTTTCCTTTGGgtttctttgttggtttttttttgcctgctctTCATAATcatgcaggcagggctgcaggagctttCTCCCTTTCgtctttttttcagaatgggCAAAGAATATACTTGgaacaaagtatttaaaaaatagaaaactagGGTTTTATATGGGATGTTCTTCCTCCCACCTTGGAATGCTGGTGTGCAAAGCTGGGCTTGTGAGGCTTGTTCTCACGTGCAGccctcctgcctggccagaATCTTGTTTACCAGCTGGGGAGCAAAGTCCTGAAGAATAAAAGCTGTGGGAAATAGAGAGTCTGCTGCTGATCCCTCAAACCTGGCCCGGcccagtgctggggcaggtAACTCACTGGGCACCAGGTGGGATTCGCTTGTTCAGAGCTGGGTTTATTGCTCCTAAACAAAACACCAGCCCTTGGGTTCAGCTGAGGCAGGAGTCGGGAAACcgtgttttattttcttggggtctttattttcctctcgGGTGCGGTGAAGATGCGTGTCCTCACGTGACCCTTAGTGAGAAAACGCTGAAGCTATAAATCAGCTTCTTAAAACGGCCGGGAAATAAATTCCAGCCTGAGAGACTGTTCCCATCTCTCTGCTCTCACGCTCTAGGCGCTCCTGCTGCCCGGGCTTCGGGTTGCGGTTGGGAGCGCGGATCCcgagggtcttttccagcttcgGGGGATCCCGTGGTTCCGTCGTGCAGCCCTGGCCGGCAGGGAAAGCCGCGGGGGTCCCTGCCTGGCCGCGGGGGTCCCTGCCTGGCCgcgggggtgcggggcggggaggTGCCCCGGGGTCCCCTCCCTGAGCCCACCCCCgtcctgcccctgggcagggccctgcccgccgctcCCAGCCCTCCCGTAGCTCCCGCGGAGCCGGGAGCGGGATCGTTTATCTCCGTGTGCCATCCCGGGAGGAATTGCCTTGCGTGGCGGGGAGCGGCAGGTGAGGCTGCgctggggcagggggatgcTCGGGGGGCGGCTGCGGCCCCCCCGGGGGGAGCTGCCGCCGCTGTCCTAATTACACTGATTGCTCTAATGAAGGGTCACCCGGCGGGACCCGAGCTGCCGTGGGcagggggcggcgggggccgggaATGCTGGCCGGGGGCCGGGAATGCTGGCCGGGGGCCGGGAATGCTGGCGGGGGGCCGGGAATGCTGGCCGGGGGCCGGGAATGCTGGCGGGGGCAGCGCTGCCCCTTCCAAGCCACCGGCGCTCGGTGAGCCCCGGAGGTGTCGGGGGGACCCCCCGGAGCAGCGCTCCCACCGCCTGGGCTCGAGTTCCCGGCGCAGCCCCGCGTTAAACCCCCCGGAGGAGAGACggggggtctgggggctgcTTTGGTGTGTAACTTGTGAGCGCCTGCCCCGCGCCAGGTGCCGCGCTGTGTCTGCTGAGAGCAGGAGAGGTTTTAAAGATGATTTTATCCGAGTGGTCTTATTTCAGTGGTAAAAAGAGCTCTGTTTACAGTGTAGAATACTTGGAATTACAGGACGGGAACAGCTGTGATGTGTGACAATGTGGCTTATTTATTCTGTCATCAGCAGGAGGGGGTTTAATCTTTCTATGAATTTAAAGACCTGAGCCACATAATTATTTCCTGCAAAAAATCAGAGGGGCAGTAACTGCCTTGACCCTTCTCTTCCTGTTGTGCAGAGACTTGTTAATAGGATTCTTCTCTCAGAAAGAAAGGTCTCCTTGGCAGCGTTTAATGTCGGGAATGAAGCAGTGTCAGGTAGAAACTGAATGTGGTTGAATGAGGAAGTGTGTTCTAAAGAATTCCTGACTTAACTCTTGAGTTCtcagtgtttttcaaaatactcaTGAAGTGATGCGTTTGAAGAGTAGAAACGTCTCCAAATAATACACACCTGAGTGTGgaaattaatgagaaaatatAAAGTTAAAGCTTGGAAAATAATGTGagtgtttagaaaataaaaatccaggtTGGAGAAGTAGGGGAGGtgacaagagaaaatgttttcaagtgtGTGTGGGAGAGAATCCTTGAAGATTTTCCAGCCATTTACAAATGGGGAGAAAAtatgcaaatgtatttatttatgaattTGCCTGAGAGTGTTTTTGCACACCCTGATCCTGTCTCTTGTTTGGATTTCCTTAGTGCTAAGGTGCAAGTCCAAACATGCAGAGGGGCCAGATCCATCCTAGCAGGGTGAGCTATGGAGACTGGAAACCACATCCAAGCATCCAGGGAAAGAAACTTTGGGAAGTGAGTggagagaggctggagcaggggctgctgggctccCGGGTCTGGGCAGCCCTGGCGAGGGGGGAGCCCTGCAGGGACCTGCCCTCAGCCCAGCCCCGGGCAGGAGGAGGGGTGAcaagctgcctgtgctgccgGGTGCTTGGTGCTTCCAGGGGTGACACACTCGTTTCCTTCTGCTGTCTTTGCCAGTGTTTTTCACCTGAGAATTTGCATTCTGGATGTTTACCTCGAATTTTGGGGAAATGTGGACAAAACAAATcctgtatttctaaaaaaaaagcttagggagggaaaaaaatgatgtCT is a window of Apus apus isolate bApuApu2 chromosome 13, bApuApu2.pri.cur, whole genome shotgun sequence DNA encoding:
- the GDF9 gene encoding growth/differentiation factor 9, with protein sequence MERTWRICVCFYCCLHWLSSSIQGSPHSRARVVSGKTSGFLVAPKDTASELSPLLQLPRGVRRGYALLPPLLKVLSERGHQSGASEAPRLQPDSRALRYMKRLYKMSATKEGIPKANKSHLYNTVRLFTPCSECKHRHRDLRKGDVHSVDLLFNLDRVTALEHLLKSVLLYSFDTPLPISSSTTCTCRLSVKEQDFPSQVCPRVSHSLALSLHAEVRKRKWVEIDVTSFLQPLIATNRRNIHMAVNFTCLTGDPRHNTQLETPIGAALVPPSLLLYLNDTSEQAYHRWNSLGHRRKIPVRPWQGSSPRTDPMGDKGKENSQGKRASRRRRDENLKEAPATPPSNLSEYFKRFLFPQNECELHNFRLSFSQLRWDRWIIAPHRYSPQYCQGDCPRALGQRYGSPVHTMVQNIIYEKLDPSVGKPSCVPAEYSPLSVLTIEPDGSIAYKEYEDMIATKCTCR